A genomic stretch from Empedobacter stercoris includes:
- a CDS encoding phytoene desaturase family protein produces the protein MKKRIAIIGSGFSGLSAAAYTAKEGHEVHVFEKHNQPGGRARQLKTEEGYVFDMGPSWYWMPDVIQDFFEDFGYTTSSFFELISLNPQFEMIFSDEKIDVPENFEALKATFEKIEKGAGFQLEKFMKSAKFKYEVGMKDFVHKPCANWSEFISLKIAKSALRLDLLSNFRAYVARYFKDKKLRALMEFPVIFLGASPEKIPALYSLMNYGGYVLGTYYPKGGFYQLVLAMKKVAEEQGANFHFNSNVEKINVKNQKVSSLLINGKIHEFDEVIASSDYHHTETLLNEEYRNYTADYWRERTFAPSCLIFYLGFNETIPHLKHHTLFFEHDLDLHIDSIYEDKRWPEKPLFYACCSSKTDHSVAPNGKENLFLLMPIATGINDSEFVRQKYLTEMLLRLEKHTGTQDLQSKIDFKKSYCVRDFVSDYNAYGGNAYGLANTLNQTAVLKPKIRNKKLKNLFYTGQLTVPGPGVPPSIISGKIVANEINKIKN, from the coding sequence ATGAAAAAAAGAATTGCCATTATTGGATCTGGATTTTCTGGTTTATCAGCTGCTGCTTATACAGCAAAAGAAGGACACGAAGTACATGTATTTGAGAAACATAATCAGCCAGGCGGAAGAGCAAGACAATTAAAAACAGAAGAAGGTTATGTATTTGATATGGGACCTAGTTGGTATTGGATGCCAGATGTTATACAAGATTTCTTTGAGGATTTTGGTTATACTACTTCTTCTTTTTTTGAATTGATATCGTTAAATCCTCAATTTGAGATGATTTTTTCCGATGAAAAAATAGATGTACCTGAAAATTTTGAAGCACTAAAAGCAACCTTCGAAAAAATAGAGAAAGGTGCTGGTTTTCAATTAGAAAAATTTATGAAATCTGCCAAATTCAAATATGAAGTAGGAATGAAGGATTTTGTACATAAACCTTGTGCAAATTGGAGTGAATTTATTTCTCTTAAAATTGCTAAAAGTGCATTGAGATTAGATTTACTATCTAATTTTAGAGCCTATGTTGCACGGTATTTTAAAGATAAGAAATTGAGAGCTTTAATGGAGTTCCCCGTAATATTTTTGGGTGCATCTCCTGAAAAGATTCCAGCCTTGTATAGCTTGATGAATTATGGCGGTTATGTACTAGGTACTTATTATCCCAAAGGAGGTTTTTATCAACTGGTATTAGCAATGAAAAAAGTAGCAGAAGAACAAGGGGCGAACTTTCATTTTAATTCGAATGTTGAAAAAATAAATGTAAAAAATCAAAAAGTAAGTTCGCTTCTTATAAATGGTAAAATCCATGAATTTGATGAAGTAATTGCTTCTTCTGATTATCATCATACTGAAACACTTTTGAACGAAGAGTACAGAAATTATACCGCTGATTATTGGAGAGAAAGGACTTTTGCACCGTCTTGTCTTATTTTTTATCTAGGTTTTAACGAAACCATTCCGCATTTAAAACATCATACACTATTCTTTGAACATGACTTAGATCTGCATATAGATAGTATATACGAAGATAAAAGATGGCCTGAAAAACCTTTGTTCTATGCTTGTTGTTCCTCAAAAACAGATCATTCAGTAGCACCTAATGGTAAAGAAAATTTGTTTTTACTAATGCCGATTGCTACAGGAATAAATGACAGTGAATTTGTACGTCAGAAGTATTTAACGGAAATGCTCTTGCGATTAGAAAAGCATACAGGTACTCAAGATTTACAGTCTAAAATTGACTTTAAAAAAAGCTATTGTGTCAGAGATTTTGTGTCCGATTATAATGCTTATGGTGGTAATGCTTATGGGTTAGCTAATACACTTAATCAAACAGCAGTACTAAAACCTAAAATAAGAAATAAAAAGCTAAAGAATTTATTTTATACTGGTCAGTTAACTGTTCCTGGACCAGGAGTTCCTCCCTCTATTATATCTGGTAAAATAGTGGCCAATGAGATCAACAAAATAAAAAATTAA
- a CDS encoding phytoene/squalene synthase family protein: MKQLFDELSYSVSKMTTQKYSTSFSLGILALKPSIRSAIYAIYGYVRLADEIVDSFHGYNKEKLLKRLRKETLHALNERISLNPILQSFQETVNNYKIDKELIDQFLSSMEMDLQQIEYDSDLYKTYILGSAEVVGLMCLQVFTDGNKDKYAELKPYAMKLGSAFQKINFLRDLKEDYHILGRTYFPNVDISGFDNKIKYAIEKEIEEEFDEALIGIKKLPASSIFGVYLAYKYYLSLFKKIKKKSSKEILNGRIRIANSEKVFVAFKSYIRYKAAWL; this comes from the coding sequence ATGAAACAATTATTTGATGAGCTTTCTTATTCGGTGAGTAAGATGACAACTCAAAAATATAGCACAAGTTTTTCTTTGGGTATTCTTGCCTTAAAACCTTCTATTCGATCGGCTATTTATGCGATTTATGGTTATGTAAGGTTGGCAGATGAAATCGTAGATAGTTTTCATGGATATAACAAAGAGAAACTTTTAAAAAGATTGAGAAAAGAAACTTTGCATGCATTAAATGAGAGGATATCGCTTAACCCCATCTTACAATCATTTCAAGAGACTGTAAATAATTATAAGATTGATAAAGAGCTTATCGATCAGTTTTTGAGTAGTATGGAAATGGACTTGCAACAAATAGAATATGACTCGGACTTATACAAAACCTATATTTTAGGTTCTGCTGAGGTAGTAGGACTCATGTGTTTACAGGTTTTTACAGATGGTAATAAAGATAAGTATGCAGAATTAAAACCTTATGCGATGAAATTGGGCTCTGCTTTTCAGAAAATTAATTTTCTTCGAGATTTAAAAGAGGATTATCATATTTTGGGAAGAACTTATTTTCCGAATGTGGATATAAGTGGTTTTGATAATAAGATAAAATACGCAATTGAAAAAGAAATAGAAGAAGAATTTGATGAAGCGTTGATTGGGATTAAAAAACTTCCAGCTTCTTCAATTTTTGGTGTTTATCTAGCATATAAATACTATCTTTCTTTGTTTAAGAAGATCAAAAAAAAATCATCCAAAGAAATTTTAAATGGAAGAATTAGAATAGCTAATTCTGAAAAAGTTTTTGTTGCGTTTAAAAGTTACATAAGATATAAAGCTGCTTGGTTATGA
- a CDS encoding SRPBCC family protein gives MKYRLYREQQLYCDIDTAWRFFSSPMNLSEITPKDMAFTVLSEDQDQPIFEGMLINYSVSPLLGIPLKWQTKIIQVDLQQSFTDFQQKGPYKYWKHFHEFIPNEKGILMKDTVEYELPFGVFGNVVHSLLVKKKLNKIFDYRHQVLKQLFNK, from the coding sequence ATGAAGTACCGTTTGTATAGAGAACAACAGCTGTATTGTGATATTGATACAGCTTGGCGATTTTTTTCTTCTCCAATGAATCTTTCGGAAATTACACCAAAAGATATGGCTTTTACAGTTTTGTCAGAAGATCAGGATCAGCCAATTTTTGAAGGTATGCTCATCAATTATAGTGTGTCACCACTATTGGGTATTCCTTTGAAATGGCAGACAAAGATTATTCAAGTAGATCTGCAGCAAAGCTTTACAGATTTTCAACAAAAAGGACCATATAAATATTGGAAACATTTTCATGAATTTATTCCCAATGAAAAGGGGATTTTAATGAAAGATACAGTAGAATACGAGCTTCCTTTTGGAGTTTTTGGAAATGTTGTTCATTCTCTTTTGGTGAAAAAAAAATTGAATAAAATATTTGATTATCGTCATCAAGTCTTAAAGCAATTATTTAATAAGTAG
- a CDS encoding sterol desaturase family protein translates to MNLFLVLLVFVLMEPVTWFIHKYVMHGFLWFLHKDHHDHSHKGSVEKNDYFFVIFAIPTITLMYFGSINSYNYLFFVGIGIMLYGMAYFFVHDVFIHQRLKCFTRVKNPYFMALRRAHKQHHKHLTKEDGECFGFLYVPFKYFKMYFNSTQK, encoded by the coding sequence ATGAATTTATTTTTGGTGTTGCTAGTATTTGTGCTTATGGAGCCTGTTACATGGTTTATTCATAAATATGTGATGCATGGATTTTTATGGTTTCTCCACAAAGATCATCATGACCATAGCCATAAAGGATCAGTTGAAAAAAACGATTATTTTTTTGTGATATTTGCCATTCCGACAATTACCTTGATGTATTTTGGTTCGATCAATAGTTATAATTACTTATTTTTTGTTGGGATTGGTATTATGCTATATGGTATGGCTTATTTTTTTGTGCATGATGTTTTTATTCATCAACGACTGAAATGTTTTACTCGAGTAAAAAACCCTTATTTTATGGCTCTACGAAGGGCTCATAAACAACATCATAAACACCTTACTAAAGAAGATGGTGAATGTTTTGGATTTCTTTATGTTCCTTTCAAATATTTTAAAATGTATTTTAATTCTACTCAAAAATGA
- a CDS encoding lycopene cyclase domain-containing protein yields MMSYTYILILFFTIIICFISSFDSRILFNRHFGSFIKAACVVAIPFIAWDIWFTSLGVWWFNTDYTLGFVIGGLPIEEWLFFICIPFSCIFTYFCFDKFFKLDWLSSFNNLIVFFSVIVCSIVALLYYDRIYTLLTAVITLVVLMYLHFVRRVDWIGKASFVFTILMLGFFPVNGILTGTGLESPIVNYNPDDFLGIRMGTIPIEDSVYGYTQFLLVLYFFKQFKSKSHENKK; encoded by the coding sequence ATGATGTCTTATACTTATATTTTGATTTTATTTTTTACAATAATCATTTGTTTCATATCATCCTTTGACTCTCGTATTCTTTTTAACCGTCATTTTGGTTCATTTATAAAAGCTGCATGTGTAGTAGCTATTCCATTTATAGCATGGGATATTTGGTTTACATCTTTGGGTGTATGGTGGTTTAATACTGATTATACACTTGGTTTTGTAATAGGAGGCTTACCCATAGAAGAGTGGTTATTTTTTATTTGTATTCCTTTTTCATGTATATTTACCTATTTCTGTTTTGATAAATTTTTTAAATTAGACTGGCTTTCCAGTTTTAATAACCTGATTGTTTTTTTTAGTGTGATTGTTTGTTCAATTGTCGCTTTACTTTATTATGATAGAATTTATACACTATTAACAGCTGTTATAACATTGGTTGTTTTAATGTACTTACACTTTGTTCGTCGTGTCGATTGGATAGGAAAAGCTTCGTTTGTTTTCACTATTCTTATGCTTGGTTTTTTTCCTGTAAATGGTATTCTAACAGGTACAGGATTAGAATCACCAATTGTAAATTATAATCCTGATGATTTTTTGGGAATCAGAATGGGAACTATACCAATAGAAGATTCTGTGTATGGATATACGCAATTTCTTTTAGTTCTCTATTTTTTTAAACAATTTAAATCAAAATCACATGAAAATAAAAAATAA
- a CDS encoding lipocalin family protein produces the protein MKIKNKTLLIVVCVGLLILSNSCSSIPKKAEAVQNFEVDRYLGTWYEIARLDFRFEKNLDNVSANYSFDKKGNIVVSNSGFNEDKQVWKQAIGKAKFRDGKQIGKLKVSFFGPFYAGYNVIALDENYQYALVIGKNLNYLWILSRTKDIPENIKTNFLALASEIGYDISNLVWVEHNRNDNPFLNEK, from the coding sequence ATGAAAATAAAAAATAAAACACTATTAATTGTAGTATGTGTAGGCTTACTGATACTTTCAAATTCATGTTCCTCGATTCCTAAAAAGGCAGAAGCTGTTCAAAATTTTGAAGTTGATCGATATTTAGGTACTTGGTATGAAATCGCTCGTTTAGATTTTCGTTTTGAGAAGAACTTGGATAATGTTTCCGCTAACTACAGTTTTGATAAAAAAGGGAATATAGTGGTTTCAAATAGCGGATTTAATGAGGATAAACAAGTATGGAAGCAAGCTATAGGTAAAGCAAAATTTAGAGACGGTAAGCAAATTGGAAAGCTAAAAGTAAGCTTTTTTGGACCTTTCTATGCTGGATATAACGTAATTGCTTTGGATGAAAACTATCAATATGCATTGGTTATAGGTAAAAATCTAAATTACTTATGGATTTTATCTAGGACGAAAGATATTCCAGAGAATATTAAAACAAACTTTCTTGCATTAGCTTCAGAAATTGGTTATGATATATCCAATTTGGTTTGGGTAGAACATAATAGAAATGATAATCCATTTTTAAATGAAAAATAA